Proteins co-encoded in one Gossypium arboreum isolate Shixiya-1 chromosome 11, ASM2569848v2, whole genome shotgun sequence genomic window:
- the LOC108454457 gene encoding polyadenylate-binding protein-interacting protein 10-like produces MAVAENDGSKIGSSGQNLVPVDTDTVNDSGKPKTNSDSMTVTKTTEEPRAAAGEAINGDGFNENNHHQQQMATMTDKLNGFKSVQNGGNNGEILKKNITDLVEILSKLNPMAEEFIPPSLINHHQQQHNLNDNQFLENGFGFSAENTNRRKRTYFTQGKRRLNNRTSIAQREDAIRKTVYVSDIDLQVTEELLAGLFLSCGPVVDCRICGDPNSVLRFAFVEFYKEEDAKAALNLSGTILGYYPLKVMPSKTAIAPVNPTFLPRSEDEREMCTRTIYCTNIDKKITQADVKFFFEAVCGEVQRLRLLGDYHHSTRIAFVEFTLADSAIAALNCSGAVLGSLPIRVSPSKTPVRPRAPRPALG; encoded by the exons ATGGCGGTTGCTGAGAATGACGGGTCGAAAATCGGGTCATCGGGTCAAAATTTGGTGCCGGTTGACACCGATACGGTCAACGATTCCGGTAAACCGAAAACCAACTCCGATTCCATGACTGTTACTAAGACTACCGAGGAACCACGAGCAGCAGCAGGAGAAGCCATCAACGGCGATGGGTTCAACGAAAACAACCACCACCAGCAGCAGATGGCTACAATGACCGATAAGCTTAATGGGTTTAAAAGTGTTCAAAATGGGGGTAATAATGGTGAAATTCTCAAGAAAAACATCACTGATTTGGTTGAAATTTTGTCTAAGCTTAACCCCATGGCTGAAGAATTTATACCCCCTTCCCTAATCAATCATCATCAGCAACAACATAATCTTAATGATAACCAGTTTCTGGAAAATGGGTTTGGATTTAGTGCTGAAAATACTAATAGAAGG AAAAGGACTTACTTTACCCAAGGGAAGAGAAGGTTGAATAATCGAACCAGCATTGCGCAAAGAGAGGATGCGATTCGAAAAACTGTATACGTATCCGATATCGATCTGCAG GTTACTGAGGAGCTTCTTGCTGGTCTTTTTCTAAGTTGCGGACCG GTTGTTGATTGTCGTATATGCGGTGATCCTAATTCTGTTCTCCGCTTTGCCTTTGTCGAGTTCTATAAAGAag AGGATGCAAAGGCTGCTTTGAATTTGTCCGGAACCATCCTTGGTTATTACCCTCTAAAAGTGATGCCTTCCAAGACTGCCATCGCGCCTGTTAACCCAACTTTTTTACCTAGG TCTGAGGACGAGCGGGAAATGTGCACAAGGACCATTTACTGTACAAACATCGACAAGAAG ATTACTCAAGCTGATGTCAAGTTCTTCTTCGAAGCAGTTTGCGGGGAG GTTCAACGATTGAGGCTCTTGGGAGACTATCATCATTCAACTCGCATTGCTTTTGTTGAGTTCACATTG GCTGATAGTGCGATCGCAGCCCTCAACTGCAGTGGTGCAGTTTTGGGATCACTGCCCATAAG GGTAAGTCCATCAAAGACACCTGTTCGTCCCCGTGCTCCTCGTCCCGCCCTGGGCTGA
- the LOC108454523 gene encoding serine/arginine-rich splicing factor SR34A-like isoform X2, whose translation MSGRFSRTIYVGSLPSDIREWEVEDIFYKYGRILDIELKIPLRPPCFCFVEFEDPRDAEDAIRGRDGYNFDGCRLRVELAHGGRGQSSSDRRGGYGGAAAKFGVSRHSEYRVIVRGLPSSASWQDLKDHMRKAGDVCFVEISRDSDGTFGIVDFTNYDDMKYAISKLDDTEFRNPWARAYIRVRRYESSPSRSRSRSRSRNRSRSLSVKRDRSKSRERPASNSPVKARSVSPVKSSRARSRSRSRSRSGSPDKVGWTS comes from the exons ATGAGTGGTCGCTTCTCTCGCACTATCTATGTCGGCAGCCTACCCTCTGATATTAGAGAATGGGAGGTTGAAGATATATTCTACAAG TATGGTCGTATTTTGGATATTGAATTGAAGATTCCACTCCGCCCTCCATGTTTTTGTTTTGTTGAG TTTGAGGATCCCCGGGATGCTGAAGATGCAATCAGAGGTCGAGATGGTTATAACTTTGATGGTTGTCGTTTGAGG GTTGAGCTTGCACATGGTGGTAGAGGACAATCCTCAAGTGATCGTCGAGGCGGGTATGGTGGCGCTGCGGCTAAGTTTGGTGTATCACGTCATTCTGAATATCGAG TTATCGTTCGTGGGCTCCCTTCTTCTGCTTCCTGGCAAGATTTGAAG GATCACATGCGAAAAGCAGGTGATGTGTGTTTTGTGGAAATTTCACGTGACAGTGATG GGACCTTTGGTATAGTTGATTTTACCAATTATGATGACATGAAATATGCT ATCAGTAAACTTGATGATACCGAGTTTAGAAATCCTTGGGCAAGAGCTTATATTCGG GTGAGGAGATACGAGAGCAGCCCCTCCAGGAGTAGAAGTAGAAGCAGAAGCAGAAACCGTAGCAGAAGCCTCAGCGTTAAAAGAGACCGGAG TAAATCACGGGAAAGACCTGCATCCAACTCACCAGTTAAAGCAAGATCTGTCTCTCCTGTTAAGTCATCTAG AGCAAGATCGAGGTCAAGGTCAAGGTCAAGGTCAGGATCACCTGACAAGGTAG GCTGGACCAGTTAG
- the LOC108454523 gene encoding serine/arginine-rich splicing factor SR34A-like isoform X1, whose protein sequence is MSGRFSRTIYVGSLPSDIREWEVEDIFYKYGRILDIELKIPLRPPCFCFVEFEDPRDAEDAIRGRDGYNFDGCRLRVELAHGGRGQSSSDRRGGYGGAAAKFGVSRHSEYRVIVRGLPSSASWQDLKDHMRKAGDVCFVEISRDSDGTFGIVDFTNYDDMKYAISKLDDTEFRNPWARAYIRVRRYESSPSRSRSRSRSRNRSRSLSVKRDRSKSRERPASNSPVKARSVSPVKSSRARSRSRSRSRSGSPDKAGPVSH, encoded by the exons ATGAGTGGTCGCTTCTCTCGCACTATCTATGTCGGCAGCCTACCCTCTGATATTAGAGAATGGGAGGTTGAAGATATATTCTACAAG TATGGTCGTATTTTGGATATTGAATTGAAGATTCCACTCCGCCCTCCATGTTTTTGTTTTGTTGAG TTTGAGGATCCCCGGGATGCTGAAGATGCAATCAGAGGTCGAGATGGTTATAACTTTGATGGTTGTCGTTTGAGG GTTGAGCTTGCACATGGTGGTAGAGGACAATCCTCAAGTGATCGTCGAGGCGGGTATGGTGGCGCTGCGGCTAAGTTTGGTGTATCACGTCATTCTGAATATCGAG TTATCGTTCGTGGGCTCCCTTCTTCTGCTTCCTGGCAAGATTTGAAG GATCACATGCGAAAAGCAGGTGATGTGTGTTTTGTGGAAATTTCACGTGACAGTGATG GGACCTTTGGTATAGTTGATTTTACCAATTATGATGACATGAAATATGCT ATCAGTAAACTTGATGATACCGAGTTTAGAAATCCTTGGGCAAGAGCTTATATTCGG GTGAGGAGATACGAGAGCAGCCCCTCCAGGAGTAGAAGTAGAAGCAGAAGCAGAAACCGTAGCAGAAGCCTCAGCGTTAAAAGAGACCGGAG TAAATCACGGGAAAGACCTGCATCCAACTCACCAGTTAAAGCAAGATCTGTCTCTCCTGTTAAGTCATCTAG AGCAAGATCGAGGTCAAGGTCAAGGTCAAGGTCAGGATCACCTGACAAG GCTGGACCAGTTAGCCATTGA